The following nucleotide sequence is from Streptomyces sp. HUAS CB01.
TCGCCGGCGGCCGCCCGGATGTCGGCATCGCCGTGCAGGGCGAGGCGCAGCGCGGTGAGCGAGGCCAGTTCGGGGTCGGCGTCCTGGGCGTACAGGGCGGCGGGCTGCCGTACGGCGCGCAGGAGCTCGCCCGTGCCGGAGGCGGGGTCGAGGACGGTCCGGCCCGGGTTGTCCGCACCGGCGAGGGCGGCCATCAGTTCGGCCGGACCGGTCGGAGTGAGCGTGTACTGGCGGGGGTTGGCGTCCAGGTGACGGCCGAGGAGGAACTCGAACGCCTGGCGGGCGCCGATCTCGGCGGCGAGCTCGGCGGCGCCCCGCAGGAGGGGCACCGACGGTTCCAGTTCAGCCGAGGTGGGCGTCGGCACGGCGGCACGCTGGTCACCGAAGCGGGTCTCGAGCACGGGGTCCAGGGCCGCGGGGAGCACGGCGAGCAGCCGCTTGTCCGACACGGCGGCCAACTCCAGCCAGGCCGTGGGCCGGTCACGCACGAGCAGCAGTACGCGGCCGGCGTGCCCCAACGCGTTGACCGCGCCCGCCGGATGGCCGGAGAGCTGCTGCCAGACCCTTTCCCGCAGCGGCACTTCCGCGAGCTTGCCCTGGGCTCGCAGCCACTCCTCGACCTCCGGGAGCGCGAAGGACGGGCTGGTCTCGGTGCCGCCGACGGGCTTGGGGAAATCGGCGTGCCGGCGCCGCCAGTTGCTGACCGCGGCACGCCCGACACCCGCCAGCCGGGCGATCCCGGCAGCGGTCACCTCTGCTGCGTTCTCCGGCACGGGCTGCTCCTGTTCTCCGTCGGCGACCCGATCGGCCCTGATGTGACACCGAGCATAGCGATGCCCGCAAGACGCATCGCTTCACAGTGTGTGTGAACCTGAATCGCGTGAACCGTGTTGACTCGGTTCACAAGCTCTGCTCTTATTGACCCGTCGCACCGCTGGGCCGTCGAACGGCCCCGACCACGCGGCGCCCGTTGACCGCTGCAACCGGCGCCGATGACACGTCCCTTGGAGGACACCCATGTCCCAGCACACGCAGCAGCCCCCGTTCCCGCAGGCGCCCGTGCCGGCCGGTCCGGCCCGCAACGGCCTCGGTACCGCCGCGCTGATCCTGGGGATCATCGGCACCCTGTCCGGTCTGATTCCGTTCTTCTTCTGGCTGGCCGGCATCCTCGGCCTGATCGGGCTGATCCTCGGCCTCTCGGCGAAGGGCCGGCTGAAGCGCGGCGAGGCCACCAACAAGGGCGTCACCGTCGCGGGCGTCGTACTCGGCCTGGTGGCCCTTGCCCTGTCGGTGGTCGGCGCGGTCATCACGTTCAAGGCCGTGGACGAGGCCGTCGACGAGATCAACAAGGTCACGTCCGGGTCGCCCGCCGCCAAGAAGCCCGCCGGGAGCGACAAGCCGCTGGAGAAGGCGAAGGACGGCGAGGACGCGACCGGCAAGGCCCTCGCCGCCGGCGACTCCGCCGTCTACGACGACGACCTGACCATCACCGTGTCCGAGGCGAAGGCCTGGACGCCGGGCGAGTTCGCCATCGGCCACACCAGGGGCAACAAGGCCTACAAGGTCAGCGTCGTCATCGAGAACAGCGGCAAGGAGAAGTTCGAGGCCGCGCTCGTGACCGCCGAGGCCCGCGCCGGCAAGGAGGGCGTGAAGGCCGAGGCGATCTACGACGGCAAGGTCGGCGAGCCCTTCACCGGCACGATCCTGCCCGGCAAGAAGGTCACCGCCGTCTGGGCCTTCGACGCCCCCGCCGACGCCGAGAACCTGACCGTCGAGGTCAGCCCCGGCTTCGAGTACAACGCCAGCGTCTGGGACCTGAAGCTCTGAGCCTCCGGCCCCTCCCCCTCACCCCCCGCCCCAGCACGACCCGTCCCGCCCACACCCGCCCCACGGAGAAGCCGCCATGCCCGCCGTTCCGCCCAACCGCACCAAGCACCTCGCCCTGGCCTCGCTGTGCGCCGCCTCCGCCCTCGCGCTGACGGCGTGCGGGCCGCTCGACCAGGCGGCCGAGGAGAGCAAGCCGAGTTCCGAGTCCGGCCCCTACCCGGGCCTCTCGGGTCCCGAGATCCTCAACAAGGCCATCACCACGACGAAGCAGGCGACCGCGCTCAGACTCAAGGTCAGCATGAAGACCGCGGACGGCCCGGTCCGGGGAGACCTCGCGGTGGACACCAAGGGTGACTGCGCGGGAACCCTCCACATGGGCACGGAGGGCACGACGGAACTCATCAAGACCGGCGACACGGTCTACCTGCGCTTCGACGAGAAGATGCTGCGCTCGCAGACCGAGGGCAGCTCCGAGGCGGAGACCCGCGCCGCCCTGGACATGCTGCTCGGCAAGTGGGTGCAGGAGAAGGCCGACGCCGAGGACGCCAAGGACCTCGCGCAGTTCTGCGACCTCGACAGCTACCTCGAGGGGTTCAAGGCCGACGACACCGAGGCGAAGCGGGCCGGCGGGTCGGCGGTCAACGGCACGCCGACGGTCGTCCTCACGGAGTCGTACCGGGGCGAGAAGGCCACCGCCCACGTGGCCGCGAAGGGCACGCCGTACCTGCTCCGGTTCCAGGTGACCGGAGGCGCCGAGCCGATCGACATGGCCTTCTCGGAGTTCGACAAGCCGGTGCCCGTGAAGAGGCCGGCCAAGAAGGACATCGTGGACCTCGGCTGAGCGGGGCCCGCGAGGAGCGGGGGACAGCCGGGAAGGCCGCACGGAGGGGGGCGGCCTTCCCGGCCTTTCCGTGTCCGGAGTGACTGCCGCCGCGTCCGGCAGGGAGGCCACCCGCGCCCGGAGGGACGCCGCCGGACGCCCGGGAGGCCGGCGGCCCGTACGCCCTGACGCGCCTGTGCGGAGCGGAGACCGCGCAGGCGCACGTCAGCCGTCGAGGCGGCGGTCGTCCCGGTGGGCTCCGTAGTACGCGGCCTGGCGCGCCATGATCGTCCGCATCGAGGTGCCGCGCGGGACGCCGTGGACCGTCCCGGGGAAGTCGAGTTCCCGCTGCTTCTCCCAGAGCTCGTCGTGGCGGTCCGGCGAGAAGAGTTCCGCGGGGTCGCCGGCGGCGATCCAGCCGATGGGGACGACCGTCCCCGGCTCCAGCCGCGAGTTGACGTGCAGCACGCTGTTGATCCGCAGCTCCGATCCCGCCCCGGCGACGGCGCCGGGGAACATCGCCGCGCCGGTCGCCACGAACACCTCGTCCTCGGCGGTCGCCCCGTTGACGTGGGCGTGCGGCCCGACGAGGACGGCGTCCCCGATGACGGCAGGATGCCCCGCCCGGCCGCGGACGAGCGCGTTCTCCATGACCACCACGTCGGCGCCGGTCCGCACCTCGCCGTCCTCGGCGGTGAGCACGGCCCCGTGCAGGACCCGGGCCCTCTCGCCCAGGACGACGGCCCCGCACAGGACGGCGGAGGGGGCCACGTACGCCGACGCGGGGACGACGGGACGCCGCCCGCGGTGTTCGTACAGCAAACGACCTCACCCTCCGATGTCTCTCAGCCCCCGCACTGACGCAGCATCATCCGCTTGTCCGCCGCCGTGACCGGCAGCTCGTACTTGAGCGCCACCTGGGCGAAGCGGACCGCGTACGCGCACCGTATCCGCCGCTCCGGGGGAAGCCAGGAGGCCGGGCCCGAGTCGCGCTTGGCCGAGTTGGCGCGACCCTCGACGGGCAGGAGGTTGAGCGCGTCGTTGGCGAACTGCCGGCGCCTGCTCTCCGACCAGCGGGAGGAGCCCATCTGCCAGCTGTACGAGAGCGGCACCACATGGTCGATCTGCACCTCGGCGGCATCGCGCTTGCGCCACTCGACGGTCTTGCCGGTGTACGGGTCGTGCAGGGTCATGGAGACGACGACGCAGTCGGAACCGTCCCGGAAACGGAGCTCCCGGCCGTCGCGTTTCAGCAGATCGTTCCGCGTGTCGCACCCGTTCCGCGCCAGGGGTACCCCGTCGGCGGTGTCCGTCCAGGCCCGGCCGAACTCGTCGCGGTCGTAACCCGTCCTGGGGCCGCGGCCCTTGACCGTCAGTCCCTCCACGACCCTGCGGGCCTCCGCACGGTCCGCCTCGGCGGTCAGGGGCGCGAGACCGGGCTTCGTGCCGTCCGGGTTGGCGAGCGGACCCGTCGCACCGCCCGCCGACGGGCCGGCGGCGGAGTCCGCCCCACCGGACGCTCCGGAACCGGGTACGCAGCCCGCGAGGACGGCGGCGGACAGGACGACGGCGAACAGCGCCGGGCGGGACTTGCGCAGGGAATCGGGCACGCAGGGATCCTAGGGAACGACGGCCCCGGGCGGGGGCCGGATCCCGGCGAACGGCGGGCCGCCGGGGACTCGGCCGGGGCAGCCCCGGGGCGAGGCCCCCAACGGCCCGCGCCGCCGCCGGGGCGAGGGCCGCAGCCCCGGCCGGCGACGGGCCGCACGGGAGGGGGCACTGATGAACGACCGCCGGCGGCGAGGCCCGGGGCGCCGGCCGGTGGCAGCCCGTGCAGCCGCCGGGGCGCCGGCCGGTGGCAGCCCGTGCAGCGTCGCCGGAGCAGGGCCGGAGTGCGGGACACGGCGTCCTCGTGGGGCCCCGAGCTCAGACCTTGCCGATGCCCAGCGTCGTCTCGCGCGGCAGCAGTCCGGAGCTGAGGACCGCCACCCAGAGGGGGCCGAGGAGTTCGGCGAGCCTGGTGGTGTCGGACTCCCCCAGTGCCCGCCAGGGAGCGGCGGCCAGTTCGTCGGTACGGCGCTCCACCCGGGCACGCAGCGAGCGGCCCGCCTCCGTCGCGGTGCCGTCGGCCCCCAGCAGCCCGCGTGCCGCGAGCCGTTCCCGGGCCGCGGCCCATGCGCCGTCGCTCCAGCCGCGGCTGGAGAACACCCCGACCGGCGCAGCGCCGATCGCGGCGAACGACACGAGGGACTCGACCGGGTCGAGCCCGGCGTCGACGAGCGCGGACACATGCCCGTCGCCCCGGTGTTCGCGCAGGACCGTCGCGGCGTGCCACAGTGCGCGGTGCGGCTCCTCGGGCCAGGGCAGGGCCGCGTTGGCCGCGGCGAGCGGGCGGCCCCCGGTGTCGGCCGCCTCGGCGGCGCGCCGGGCCAGGGCGGCGGCCTGGGCGAGCGCGGGCCCGGTCACCGTCTCGCTCCCGAGGACGGTGCGGTACGCCTCGCCGACCGCGCGGACACGGGCCTCCAGCAGTTTGTCCGGGGCGGCCACGTCCCAGGCGACCGGTACGTGCTCGGCGACCATGCGCGGGCTGAAGCTGTGGAACGCGGCGGTCACCTCCGCGGCGTCGGGCGTGCCGAGCGGTGCGGCGCGCCAGGCGAAGTAGCCGGGCCACCGCTCGGAGGTGCCGTAGCCGAGTGCGCGGGCCTCCGCGACGACCTCGGGCGCGTAGTACAGGACCGCGTGCAACGGCTCCAGCAGATGCCACATCTGCCGTGTCCGTGCGTTCTCGTCAGCCATGGCGTTCCCTCTCCCCCGTCGTGCTCCCGAGCCATCTTGACGCTGACCAGATTCCTCCGGCCGGCCAGAACTTGTCAATGGCAAGATAGGACCGGGAGGAAGGGCCGGACGCGAACCGGGAGGGACGCACGTCCGCCGCGCCCGGGAGATCCGGGCGGCGGAGTAGCTCGGGGCCTCGGGGGCGTCAGCCGACGCAGCCGCGCACGGAGTCCGTCGGCCTGCAGTTGTTCGGGGTGTTGAACATGACCTGGGAGCCGAGGAGCCGGACGGTCCCCGACCGGCGGAAGATGCCGCCGCCGTCGATGGCACGGGTGCCGTTGATGACGGTCCGGTCCAGCGTCGACGTGCCCACCGCGTGGTAGAGGCCGCCGCCGAGCGCCGTGCCG
It contains:
- a CDS encoding gamma carbonic anhydrase family protein, which gives rise to MLYEHRGRRPVVPASAYVAPSAVLCGAVVLGERARVLHGAVLTAEDGEVRTGADVVVMENALVRGRAGHPAVIGDAVLVGPHAHVNGATAEDEVFVATGAAMFPGAVAGAGSELRINSVLHVNSRLEPGTVVPIGWIAAGDPAELFSPDRHDELWEKQRELDFPGTVHGVPRGTSMRTIMARQAAYYGAHRDDRRLDG
- a CDS encoding DUF4190 domain-containing protein, which translates into the protein MSQHTQQPPFPQAPVPAGPARNGLGTAALILGIIGTLSGLIPFFFWLAGILGLIGLILGLSAKGRLKRGEATNKGVTVAGVVLGLVALALSVVGAVITFKAVDEAVDEINKVTSGSPAAKKPAGSDKPLEKAKDGEDATGKALAAGDSAVYDDDLTITVSEAKAWTPGEFAIGHTRGNKAYKVSVVIENSGKEKFEAALVTAEARAGKEGVKAEAIYDGKVGEPFTGTILPGKKVTAVWAFDAPADAENLTVEVSPGFEYNASVWDLKL
- a CDS encoding SCO6745 family protein, producing the protein MADENARTRQMWHLLEPLHAVLYYAPEVVAEARALGYGTSERWPGYFAWRAAPLGTPDAAEVTAAFHSFSPRMVAEHVPVAWDVAAPDKLLEARVRAVGEAYRTVLGSETVTGPALAQAAALARRAAEAADTGGRPLAAANAALPWPEEPHRALWHAATVLREHRGDGHVSALVDAGLDPVESLVSFAAIGAAPVGVFSSRGWSDGAWAAARERLAARGLLGADGTATEAGRSLRARVERRTDELAAAPWRALGESDTTRLAELLGPLWVAVLSSGLLPRETTLGIGKV
- a CDS encoding HNH endonuclease family protein, with protein sequence MPDSLRKSRPALFAVVLSAAVLAGCVPGSGASGGADSAAGPSAGGATGPLANPDGTKPGLAPLTAEADRAEARRVVEGLTVKGRGPRTGYDRDEFGRAWTDTADGVPLARNGCDTRNDLLKRDGRELRFRDGSDCVVVSMTLHDPYTGKTVEWRKRDAAEVQIDHVVPLSYSWQMGSSRWSESRRRQFANDALNLLPVEGRANSAKRDSGPASWLPPERRIRCAYAVRFAQVALKYELPVTAADKRMMLRQCGG